A window from Podospora bellae-mahoneyi strain CBS 112042 chromosome 1 map unlocalized CBS112042p_1, whole genome shotgun sequence encodes these proteins:
- a CDS encoding uncharacterized protein (EggNog:ENOG503NYAU; COG:S): MKSYIPLIALAAGVEATFKKAPAFTCPENIDNKCTPKQQSGFDWADLIPGPFANYGDFTFKGFECGSDGNKGRFDSRPGSGKFIGGTCHPEKNKSPSFGCGPVVDKFSLGTIVVQPEFDCDLEFHYDMPNGSVCKTRHACKKSGTTIKNKQCGGAKNVTIIFPPQNKPKKSCAIKVPTVSFDCNTASSTKPVTTQPATTKPATTTAVVTTPADVTSTAPVETSPAETETSTAIVPGETSTAVLPETTAPAEETSTVPAEESTATVPAEETSTVPAEESTATVPAEETATVPAEETTTAPAEETATVPAEETTTAPAEETATEPAGETTTEVAGETTSTEPAAITTPITTVITTEFETISTIFTTQTETITQCEPTVPDCPANSIKTTIVTVPVSTTICPVTETLTTVIETPIVEETSAPAPVETSPAAGETTPAAGETTVPAPGVTETPATTVIDIPTTGIVTSVKPVETLPCPEVVPSCLNTFLFQVGCSDNTDAGCYCPDALFVKNVYDCLYAHGGSDQIISEAVIFFQGLCAPWAGGNPAVVTAPTVTTYLTITATPTVAPIYTTITIDTTTVVPCTDDAGVEIPGSSTTVVIATTVPVPEIGFTTGTAGVVDVVPITAAPIVDGGLPGVPGNNGGGAIITANGTTISVPTGTEGLVRPTQSVVLAGGERVAASFGLAAVVAAFAAFAL; this comes from the exons ATGAAGAGCTATATCCCCCTTATCGCCCTCGCGGCCGGCGTAGAGGCCACT TTCAAGAAGGCTCCTGCTTTCACCTGCCCCGAGAACATCGACAACAAGTGTACCCCTAAGCAGCAATCTGGCTTCGACTGGGCTGATCTCATTCCTGGTCCGTTCGCCAACTACGGAGACTTCACCTTCAAGGGCTTCGAGTGCGGCAGTGACGGAAATAAGGGTCGTTTCGACTCTCGCCCCGGCAGCGGCAAGTTCATTGGTGGTACTTGCCACCCTGAGAAGAACAAGTCTCCATCTTTCGGCTGCGGTCCCGTTGTCGACAAGTTCTCCCTCGGTACCATTGTTGTCCAGCCCGAGTTCGACTGCGATCTCGAGTTCCACTATGACATGCCCAACGGCTCTGTCTGCAAGACTCGCCACGCTTGCAAGAAGTCCGGTaccaccatcaagaacaagcagTGCGGTGGTGCCAAGAatgtcaccatcatcttccctcctcagaacaagcccaagaagaGCTGCGCCATCAAGGTCCCCACTGTCTCTTTCGACTGCAACACTGCCTCCAGCACCAAGCCTGTGACCACCCAGCCCGCGACTACCAAgcctgccaccaccactgccgtTGTCACCACTCCTGCCGATGTGACCAGCACCGCCCCTGTGGAGACCTCGCCCGCTGAGACCGAGACTTCTACTGCTATTGTTCCGGGCGAGACTTCCACTGCTGTCCTTCCCGAGACCACTGCCCCTGCTGAGGAGACTTCCACTGTCCCTGCCGAGGAGTCTACGGCTACCGTCCCCGCCGAGGAGACCTCCACTGTCCCTGCTGAGGagtccaccgccaccgtTCCCGCTGAGGAGACTGCTACGGTCCCTGCTGAGGAGACCACCACTGCTCCTGCTGAGGAGACCGCTACTGTTCCCGCTGAGGAGACCACCACTGCCCCCGCCGAGGAGACGGCCACCGAGCCTGCTGGTGAGACTACTACTGAGGTTGCCGGCGAGACCACTAGCACTGAGcctgccgccatcaccactcccatcaccaccgtgATCACCACCGAGTTCGAgaccatctccaccatcttcaccactCAGACCGAGACCATCACCCAGTGCGAGCCTACCGTCCCTGACTGCCCGGCCAACTCCATCAAGACCACAATCGTGACCGTTcccgtctccaccaccatctgccCCGTCACCGAGACTCTCACCACTGTCATCGAGACCCCTATTGTTGAGGAGACCTCTGCCCCCGCCCCTGTCGAGACTTCTCCTGCCGCTGGCGAGACCAcccctgctgctggcgagACCACTGTCCCTGCTCCTGGTGTTACCGAgacccccgccaccaccgtcatTGACATCCCCACCACTGGCATTGTCACCTCTGTCAAGCCCGTCGAGACTCTCCCTTGCCCTGAGGTTGTCCCCTCGTGCTTGaacaccttcctcttccaggtCGGCTGCTCTGATAACACTGATGCGGGGTGCTACTGCCCCGATGCTCTCTTCGTCAAGAACGTCTACGACTGCTTGTACGCCCACGGTGGTTCCGATCAGATCATCTCCGAggccgtcatcttcttccaggGTCTCTGCGCTCCTTGGGCTGGTGGTAACCCCGCCGTAGTCACGGCTCCTACTGTCACCACctacctcaccatcaccgccactCCCACTGTTGCTCCCATctacaccaccatcaccatcgacaccaccacTGTTGTTCCCTGCACTGATGATGCCGGTGTTGAGATCCCCGGTAGCAGCACCACCGTTGTCAttgccaccaccgtccccgtTCCCGAGATCGGCTTCACCACTGGCACtgccggcgttgttgatgttgttccCATCACCGCTGCCCCCATCGTCGACGGCGGTCTCCCCGGTGTTCCTGGCAACAACGGTGGCGGTGCCATCATCACTgccaacggcaccaccatctcggTCCCCACCGGCACTGAAGGCCTCGTCCGCCCCACCCAGAGCGTCGTCCTCGCCGGTGGTGAGCGTGTTGCCGCCAGCTTCGGCCTTGCTGCCGTCGTCGCGGCTTTCGCTGCCTTTGCCCTCTAA